From one Spirochaetota bacterium genomic stretch:
- a CDS encoding putative sulfate/molybdate transporter, translating into MNDNRIDSFANKIHRFFIDIKIDRNELSGAFGDMGTVIPLLVGILVATGMDAGVVFIAYGLMQIFTGFIYKIPMPVQPLKAVALIVITQKLSGDIVVCGGFTIGVLMLVLTAFGVIDVFAKIIPKAVIRGIQFGLGLQLIMLSIKEYIPSEKFSDYILVFVSFSIIVVLLGNRRIPPALILIPVGIVYGMVFGTDGIAHELSHKHNFFNSLTLENIIKGFVILALPQIPLSLGNSIFATSQLSKDLFPQKSVSPRKIAFTYAIMNIMNPLIGGIPVCHGSGGMAGHYTFGARTGGSVILFGLAMTITGVVFGANGIYILQMFPLPLLGVILFFEALTLLGLISDVIGNSFDLKISLIVAALIVTIPYGYVIGMLTGICVNYLVKWVKAGSLISVDTNL; encoded by the coding sequence ATGAATGATAACAGAATAGATTCATTTGCTAACAAAATCCACCGTTTTTTTATAGACATAAAAATTGATAGGAATGAACTCTCAGGCGCATTTGGTGATATGGGAACAGTCATTCCTCTTTTAGTTGGGATCTTAGTGGCAACAGGGATGGATGCAGGTGTAGTATTTATTGCATATGGTTTAATGCAGATATTTACGGGATTTATTTATAAAATCCCGATGCCTGTCCAGCCGTTAAAAGCTGTAGCCTTGATTGTAATAACACAAAAATTGAGTGGGGATATCGTAGTATGTGGTGGATTTACTATTGGTGTTTTGATGTTGGTATTAACTGCGTTTGGTGTTATTGATGTTTTTGCAAAGATAATTCCAAAAGCAGTTATCAGGGGAATCCAATTTGGCCTTGGATTGCAGCTTATCATGCTATCTATAAAAGAGTATATACCTTCTGAAAAATTTTCCGATTACATACTTGTGTTTGTATCATTTTCCATCATTGTTGTGTTACTGGGTAACAGACGCATTCCGCCGGCGCTTATACTCATACCAGTAGGCATTGTATATGGTATGGTATTTGGTACCGATGGAATAGCACATGAGCTATCGCATAAGCATAATTTTTTTAACTCATTAACTCTGGAAAATATTATTAAAGGTTTTGTGATACTTGCACTGCCTCAAATTCCGCTATCGCTGGGCAATTCAATTTTTGCCACAAGTCAGCTGAGTAAGGATTTATTTCCTCAAAAATCTGTTTCGCCGCGGAAAATAGCATTTACCTATGCAATTATGAATATTATGAATCCATTGATTGGTGGCATTCCTGTATGCCATGGAAGTGGTGGTATGGCCGGCCATTATACATTTGGAGCTCGTACTGGCGGTTCAGTAATTTTATTTGGACTGGCCATGACTATTACAGGTGTGGTGTTTGGAGCAAACGGAATTTATATATTACAAATGTTCCCATTGCCATTGCTGGGTGTGATTTTATTTTTTGAAGCACTAACATTATTAGGGCTTATTTCAGATGTTATTGGCAACAGCTTTGATTTGAAAATTTCGCTGATTGTTGCTGCATTAATAGTAACAATACCGTATGGGTATGTTATTGGCATGCTCACAGGTATCTGTGTAAATTATCTGGTGAAATGGGTGAAAGCTGGCAGTCTTATATCAGTTGACACCAACCTATGA
- a CDS encoding formylmethanofuran dehydrogenase subunit E family protein: protein MKTICGYSVDEYIHMIEKFHGSVAPGVLIGGLMVDILWTRRDKEKFYDFLCETAVCLPDAIQLLTPCTYGNGWLKVIHTGRFAMTMFEKYHGDGTRAYLDTMKLKQYNEITNWFFKLKPKEAQNKELLIHQIIDAWDDIISVQKVKVCQNYIGKDKLGAVGVCPRCGEAYPLKDGKLCRVCNGLKLYE, encoded by the coding sequence ATGAAGACAATTTGTGGTTATTCAGTTGACGAGTATATACACATGATTGAAAAATTCCATGGGAGTGTAGCCCCTGGAGTTTTGATTGGCGGTTTAATGGTTGATATATTATGGACACGCCGCGATAAAGAAAAATTTTATGATTTTTTATGTGAAACAGCAGTGTGTTTGCCTGATGCAATTCAGCTGCTTACTCCCTGCACGTATGGAAATGGATGGCTTAAGGTAATTCATACAGGAAGATTTGCAATGACTATGTTTGAAAAATATCATGGTGATGGCACACGTGCATATCTTGATACAATGAAACTTAAACAATATAATGAAATTACTAACTGGTTTTTTAAATTAAAGCCAAAAGAAGCACAAAATAAAGAGCTCCTTATTCATCAAATTATTGACGCTTGGGATGATATTATCTCCGTACAAAAAGTGAAAGTATGTCAGAATTATATTGGTAAAGACAAGCTTGGTGCTGTAGGGGTATGCCCACGGTGTGGTGAAGCGTATCCACTCAAAGATGGAAAGCTATGTCGAGTGTGTAATGGGCTAAAACTGTATGAATGA
- a CDS encoding OmpA family protein, translating to MKFTIAINMMVFVLLLDTHFVFALTLKWDIPEQSKLEFVYDAKIEYYENGELKRIYGERNIIDLVCYQKKSNGQAVNGSFSVYRKNINDFVYRLEEQYFSDFFINTNGTFVVPEGSFMPNLRHLPTFPNEDISTGFVWKAPIHIVFNNFSVPLILLLEAQYTLLFINSQSNEAFINYSILIDKTLKDKPYPDDLPVKIYGQYAGQMIWDIQKNQPKKSVNAYNLLLIFGRTGQLSTVEFKMSIDQTNMAYQSIPEEEKKKQQKEIEKELKQDGVSVDSDSRGMIIRFSDILFEFDKYTLNADARKVLEKLVGIIKAKYPNNEIIVEGHTDNIGTDEYNQNLSEKRAQTVAGYLKNKLGHDKISYRGLGKKNPIADNSSQEGRQKNRRVEIIIKM from the coding sequence ATGAAATTTACAATTGCTATCAATATGATGGTTTTTGTTTTGCTGCTTGATACACATTTTGTTTTTGCACTTACCTTGAAGTGGGATATTCCCGAACAATCAAAACTAGAATTTGTATATGATGCAAAAATTGAATATTATGAAAATGGTGAACTTAAAAGAATATATGGTGAACGCAATATCATTGATTTAGTATGCTATCAGAAAAAATCAAATGGGCAGGCTGTAAATGGTTCTTTTTCAGTATATAGAAAAAATATAAACGATTTTGTTTACAGACTAGAAGAACAATATTTTTCTGACTTTTTTATTAATACAAATGGCACTTTTGTAGTTCCTGAAGGTAGTTTTATGCCAAACCTTCGTCATTTGCCAACATTCCCTAATGAAGATATCAGTACTGGTTTTGTATGGAAAGCGCCGATACATATTGTATTTAATAATTTTTCCGTTCCACTAATATTGTTACTTGAAGCTCAATACACACTGTTATTTATCAATAGCCAGAGTAATGAGGCATTCATTAATTATTCCATACTTATTGATAAAACGTTAAAAGATAAACCATATCCCGATGATCTCCCTGTTAAGATATATGGGCAGTATGCAGGACAGATGATATGGGATATTCAAAAAAATCAGCCAAAAAAATCGGTTAACGCATATAACCTGCTTTTAATATTTGGGAGGACAGGGCAATTGAGCACAGTAGAATTTAAAATGTCAATTGATCAAACCAATATGGCGTATCAGAGCATCCCTGAAGAGGAAAAGAAAAAGCAGCAAAAAGAAATAGAGAAAGAATTAAAGCAGGATGGTGTTTCGGTTGATTCTGATTCACGGGGCATGATTATACGTTTTTCGGATATTCTCTTTGAGTTTGATAAATATACCTTGAATGCTGATGCACGTAAGGTGTTAGAAAAGCTCGTTGGGATAATTAAGGCCAAATATCCCAATAATGAAATTATTGTGGAAGGTCATACTGACAATATTGGGACTGATGAATATAATCAGAATCTTTCTGAAAAGCGTGCACAGACTGTTGCTGGGTATTTGAAAAATAAATTAGGGCATGACAAAATATCCTATCGTGGACTGGGTAAAAAAAATCCGATTGCGGATAATTCATCCCAGGAAGGCAGGCAAAAAAACAGAAGAGTGGAAATCATTATAAAAATGTGA
- the tsaD gene encoding tRNA (adenosine(37)-N6)-threonylcarbamoyltransferase complex transferase subunit TsaD, giving the protein MSNKVLGIGLESSCDETAVAIVADGKSILSHAIYSQIHLHQEYYGVVPEIASRAHLEVINDLIDHCLREANVSFKDLSYVAATYRPGLVGSLLVALQSAKAISYTLSIPLIAVHHLEAHLYAPFLEGHGIEFPFIGLLVSGGNTALYVVKDFGTFELLGNTTDDAVGEAFDKVAKFLSLGYPGGPIIEKLASVATVKKPIFPKILADSNDSYSFSYSGLKTAVINYMHEHPDANVHEIAYSFQERALEILVRRLFDASKRLKIHTLVVAGGVASNKRLRELIIEKKKDYHTIYFPSPILCTDNGAMVAGIGYQYYIKGMFSPLSIDVKARP; this is encoded by the coding sequence ATGAGTAATAAAGTTTTAGGGATAGGCCTGGAAAGCTCATGTGATGAGACAGCAGTTGCCATAGTTGCTGATGGAAAATCGATTCTGTCGCATGCAATCTATAGCCAAATCCACCTTCATCAGGAATATTATGGTGTAGTTCCTGAAATTGCGTCACGTGCACATTTAGAGGTTATTAATGATCTGATTGACCATTGCCTCAGAGAAGCAAATGTATCGTTTAAAGACCTCTCGTATGTTGCAGCCACCTACAGGCCAGGTCTGGTTGGTTCGCTTTTAGTTGCATTGCAGTCAGCAAAGGCTATCAGCTATACACTATCTATACCGCTTATTGCTGTCCATCATTTAGAAGCACATTTATATGCACCATTTTTAGAAGGCCATGGCATAGAATTTCCATTCATTGGATTGCTTGTATCAGGGGGGAATACTGCACTCTACGTTGTAAAAGACTTTGGTACCTTTGAACTGCTAGGCAATACCACTGATGATGCTGTTGGCGAAGCATTTGACAAGGTAGCAAAATTTTTATCCTTAGGATATCCGGGGGGGCCAATAATTGAAAAGTTAGCATCTGTGGCAACAGTAAAAAAACCAATATTCCCAAAAATACTTGCCGATAGCAATGATTCATACTCCTTTTCGTACAGCGGGCTTAAGACTGCAGTCATCAATTATATGCATGAACATCCCGATGCTAACGTACATGAAATAGCATACAGCTTTCAGGAACGGGCTCTTGAAATATTAGTTCGCAGGCTCTTTGATGCATCAAAACGCTTGAAAATACACACACTCGTCGTAGCTGGGGGTGTTGCAAGCAATAAGCGTTTACGTGAATTAATCATAGAAAAAAAGAAAGATTACCATACAATATATTTCCCTTCCCCCATATTATGTACTGATAATGGCGCAATGGTCGCTGGAATTGGGTACCAGTATTACATAAAAGGGATGTTCAGCCCACTATCAATTGATGTAAAAGCCAGACCTTAA